Proteins encoded together in one Porites lutea chromosome 2, jaPorLute2.1, whole genome shotgun sequence window:
- the LOC140927083 gene encoding N-acetyl-beta-glucosaminyl-glycoprotein 4-beta-N-acetylgalactosaminyltransferase 1-like has translation FSFRTYFLKRIHKVLQKSDPVYGDRYSVDLELGLSHTEKSYRFSEHVYQKKGTNSLCLPKGIEWKRNATVYIILPVKDQGRWVYHFINELTVASLLTGDKNFHVIVADFESQDIDLAKAFDTALLRSRHTIINLTGKFYKTLALNNAVEQVPNAHGLLFLFDLHIDVPVDILDSVRKNTIEGRIAFFPAVGRLDCQSTYVDHQGFWQMNGYGLLAVYKSDWIRFGGTNTEEFKYKWGREDWDLLDRVVNAQLEVERIKYPGLYHHYHTKQENVELMYTATGPGSISKVLRQLVMEVLSSDRQKILVKYHGV, from the exons TTTTCTTTCAGAACTTACTTTTTGAAGAGAATTCACAAAGTTCTACAAAAATCGGATCCTGTTTATGGGGACCGATATTCAGTTGATCTGGAACTTGGCCTGTCTCACACTGAGAAATCATATCGCTTCTCTGAGCACGTGTATCAAAAAAAGGGAACGAACAGTTTGTGTCTTCCCAAGGGAATCGAGTGGAAAAGAAACGCCACCGTATACATAATACTCCCTGTCAAAGATCAGGGAAGATGGGTCTATCATTTCATCAATGAACTCACGGTTGCCAGCTTATTAACGGGTGATAAGAACTTCCACGTTATTGTTGCTGATTTTGAGAGTCAAGATATCGACTTGGCCAAAGCGTTCGACACTGCCCTTCTGAGGAGCAGGCACACTATTATCAACTTGACCGGTAAATTTTACAAGACGCTGGCGTTGAACAATGCTGTAGAACAAGTACCCAATGCGCAtggtctgttgtttttgtttgatctGCATATCGATGTGCCCGTTGACATTCTGGACAGCGTGCGAAAG AACACCATAGAAGGAAGAATCGCTTTCTTTCCCGCAGTAGGACGTCTAGACTGTCAAAGTACATATGTTGATCATCAAGGCTTTTGGCAGATGAACGGCTATGGTCTTCTTGCTGTATATAAATCGGACTGGATACGTTTTGGCG GAACGAATACCGAGGAATTCAAGTACAAATGGGGTCGAGAAGACTGGGACCTACTGGACCGCGTCGTGAATGCTCAGTTGGAAGTTGAACGGATCAAGTACCCAGGCCtctatcatcattatcacacCAAGCAGGAAAATGTGGAGTTAATGTACACAGCAACCGGGCCTGGTTCGATTAGCAAAGTGCTAAGGCAACTGGTCATGGAAGTGTTGAGCAGTGATAGGCAAAAGATCCTCGTGAAATACCACGGAGTGTAG